A DNA window from Vicia villosa cultivar HV-30 ecotype Madison, WI unplaced genomic scaffold, Vvil1.0 ctg.000759F_1_1, whole genome shotgun sequence contains the following coding sequences:
- the LOC131631027 gene encoding uncharacterized protein LOC131631027 yields MEDCKNDTRKRIRDDSDDVDSNESKRVFRVDSVSDVNSSESCIDSDGPESGIVRVESETDSYEVNDMTDEILNILDETDNVPERETTVTAVQGLDSVIKSFEDEIFAPGHNNQAPESSEFNPNLGYLLEASDDELGLPPTLVQTEENVLPEINDSGRVGPDGVDLSGFYWFEEEFRNNEGFGLMGYDTTVGDENDGGYVTIDGLFDYGEPSDFLWRSESLQAM; encoded by the coding sequence ATGGAGGATTGTAAAAATGATACGAGGAAACGAATTCGTGATGACTCGGATGATGTCGACTCGAACGAGTCTAAGCGAGTTTTCCGTGTCGACTCAGTTTCTGATGTTAACTCGTCCGAGTCATGTATTGACTCGGACGGGCCTGAGTCTGGAATCGTCCGTGTTGAGTCTGAAACTGACTCGTATGAGGTTAATGATATGACTGATGAGATTCTGAACATACTTGATGAAACAGATAATGTTCCGGAGCGTGAAACCACCGTCACCGCCGTTCAAGGGCTCGACTCTGTCATAAAGAGCTTCGAAGACGAAATATTTGCCCCGGGTCATAATAACCAAGCACCCGAGTCCAGTGAGTTCAACCCGAATCTTGGGTATTTACTGGAAGCCTCAGATGATGAACTTGGCTTGCCACCTACTTTGGTGCAAACGGAGGAGAATGTTTTACCGGAGATAAATGATTCGGGTCGGGTTGGCCCGGATGGAGTTGATTTGAGCGGGTTTTATTGGTTTGAAGAGGAGTTTCGGAACAATGAAGGGTTTGGGTTGATGGGTTATGATACAACCGTTGGTGATGAGAACGACGGTGGCTATGTTACGATTGATGGACTGTTTGATTATGGTGAACCGTCCGATTTTTTGTGGCGGTCGGAGTCGTTGCAGGCTATGTAG
- the LOC131631034 gene encoding ethylene-responsive transcription factor 11-like produces MEKRKNSTNKKENVEVTVKKQNHSTTQITHIKSEEVEIIDGVKLYLKDGEQKLTSTSKYKGVRLRWRRYSAEIRDPFAKKRIWLGTFDTEIQAAMTYSRKMDEYEERKLAEITSLDDFTISPSCKEEGESCHNYDDPSNDDDNDDIGGGGLNLMHLGAHDMSKIRP; encoded by the coding sequence ATGGAGAAAAGGAAGAACTCaaccaacaaaaaagaaaatgtaGAAGTAACAGTCAAAAAACAAAATCATTCAACAACTCAAATTACACACATCAAATCTGAAGAAGTTGAGATTATTGACGGGGTGAAGCTTTATCTCAAAGATGGTGAACAGAAATTGACTTCTACAAGTAAATATAAAGGTGTTCGACTTAGATGGAGAAGATACTCTGCTGAGATTCGAGATCCATTTGCAAAGAAAAGAATATGGCTAGGTACTTTTGATACTGAAATACAAGCTGCTATGACTTATAGTCGAAAGATGGATGAGTATGAAGAAAGAAAGCTAGCTGAAATTACATCGTTGGATGATTTTACTATTAGTCCATCATGCAAGGAAGAGGGGGAATCGTGTCATAACTATGACGATCCATCTAATGATGATGACAACGACGACATTGGTGGTGGTGGTTTAAATCTGATGCACTTAGGTGCTCATGATATGTCAAAGATTCGACCTTAG